A single genomic interval of Panthera uncia isolate 11264 chromosome A1 unlocalized genomic scaffold, Puncia_PCG_1.0 HiC_scaffold_17, whole genome shotgun sequence harbors:
- the LRRC70 gene encoding leucine-rich repeat-containing protein 70, whose amino-acid sequence MNRKTKNRAMCGLHFSLPCLRLILLVTCYLVLLFHKEILGCSSICQLCTGRQINCRNLGLSSIPKNFPESTVFLYLSGNNISHVNESDLTGLHSLVALYLDNSGIVYVYPKAFVHLRHLYFLYLNNNFMKRLDPGIFEGLSSLRNLYLQSNQIFFVPRGVFNDLVSVQYLNLQRNRITVLGRGTFVGMIALRILDLSNNKILRISDLGFQHLGNLDCLYLGGNNLTRVPSNAFEVLKSLKRLSLSHNHIEAIQPFAFKGLVNLEYLLLKNSRIKNVTRDGFSGISNLKHLILSHNNLENLNSDTFSLLKNLIYLKLDRNRIISIDNDTFENMGTSLKILNLSFNNLTDLHPRVLKPLSSLTHLQANSNPWECNCKLLGLRDWLASSAITLNISCQNPLSLRGRALHSIKWTEFTNCVTSSTNVSRAWAVKSLHIHHKTTTLMMAWHKITTNEKHLENTESVTLWERSRTSPASRFFQENTFGNPLEATAVLPVQIQLTTSVNLNSEKNSALPIDAASVSGRTSLICAQEIEKLNEAFDILLAFFILACVLIIFLIYKVVQVKQKVKAPENSGENRLEYYSFYQSARYNVTAPIGNTSPNSLESPGLDQIRLNKQIVPESEAQVILFEHSAL is encoded by the coding sequence ATGAACAGAAAAACCAAGAACAGGGCTATGTGTGGATTACATTTTTCTCTGCCTTGCCTACGACTTATTCTACTTGTTACCTGTTATCTTGTATTATTATTCCATAAAGAGATTCTTGGATGTTCGTCCATTTgccagctctgcactgggagACAGATTAACTGCCGTAACTTAGGCCTTTCAAGTATTCCTAAGAATTTTCCTGAAAGTACAGTTTTTCTGTACCTGAGTGGAAACAATATATCTCATGTAAATGAGAGTGATTTAACAGGACTTCATTCTCTTGTAGCGTTGTATTTGGATAACTCTGGCATTGTTTATGTATATCCAAAAGCCTTTGTTCATTTGAGGCatctatattttctatatctaaataataattttatgaaaCGCTTGGATCCTGGAATATTTGAGGGACTTTCCAGTCTTCGTAATTTATATTTACAGtctaatcaaatattttttgttccaAGAGGAGTATTTAATGATTTAGTTTCAGTTCAGTATTTAAATCTACAAAGGAATCGCATCACTGTCCTGGGGCGTGGTACCTTTGTTGGTATGATTGCTCTTCGGATACTTGatttatcaaataataaaattttgaggATATCAGACTTAGGCTTTCAGCATCTTGGAAACCTGGATTGTTTGTATCTAGGAGGTAATAATTTAACAAGAGTACCATCAAATGCTTTTGAAGTACTTAAAAGCCTTAAAAGACTTTCTTTGTCTCATAACCACATTGAAGCCATACAGCCCTTTGCATTTAAAGGACTTGTCAACTTGGAGTATCTCCTCCTGAAAAattcaagaattaaaaatgttaCTAGGGATGGGTTTAGTGGAATTAGTAATCTTAAACATTTGATCTTAAGTcataataatttagaaaatttaaattccGACACATTTAGCTTGTTAAAGAATTTAATTTACCTGAAGTTAGATAGAAACAGAATAATCAGTATTGATAATGATACTTTTGAAAACATGGGAACGTCTCTGAAGATCCTTAATCTGTCATTTAATAATCTTACAGACTTACATCCAAGGGTCCTTAAGCCATTGTCTTCACTGACTCATCTGCAGGCAAATTCTAATCCTTGGGAATGTAACTGCAAACTCTTGGGCCTTCGGGACTGGCTAGCGTCTTCAGCCATTACGCTGAACATCTCGTGTCAGAATCCCCTATCCCTGCGCGGCAGAGCACTGCACTCCATTAAATGGACTGAGTTTACAAATTGTGTTACATCTTCGACAAATGTATCCAGAGCTTGGGCTGTAAAATCTCTTCATATTCATCACAAGACTACAACGTTAATGATGGCCTGGCATAAAATAACCACAAATgagaaacatttggaaaataccgAGAGTGTTACTCTCTGGGAACGAAGTCGTACTTCTCCTGCCAGTAGATTCTTTCAAGAGAATACCTTTGGTAATCCATTAGAGGCTACTGCAGTGCTGCCTGTGCAAATACAGCTTACTACTTCTGTTAACTTGAACTCGGAAAAAAACAGTGCTCTACCGATCGATGCTGCTTCTGTGTCAGGGAGAACATCTCTTATTTGTGCACAAGAAATTGAAAAGTTGAATGAGGCTTTTGACATTTTGCTAGCATTTTTCATCTTAGCTtgtgttttaatcatttttttgaTCTACAAAGTTGTTCAagttaaacaaaaagtaaaggcaCCAGAAAACTCAGGGGAGAACAGACTTGAATACTACAGCTTTTATCAGTCAGCAAGGTATAATGTAACTGCCCCGATTGGTAACACTTCCCCAAATTCTTTAGAGAGCCCTGGTTTGGACCAGATTCGACTTAACAAACAAATTGTTCCTGAAAGTGAGGCACAGGTGATTCTCTTTGAACATTCTGCTCTATAA